From the genome of Thermomicrobiales bacterium, one region includes:
- the fabD gene encoding ACP S-malonyltransferase encodes MNSASEAPAVSMLGGDVALVFPGQGSQFVGMGQRLHDVSDTARRIFRQADDALGFSLSRLCFEGSAEELEDTYNSQPAILTVSYAALETLRERLAQLGEAVSPVCVAGHSLGEYTALVSAGVIDFGDALHLVRERGRLMKEAGVERPGGMAAVIGLSEEKLVALCAEASQEGGIVVVANDNCPGQTVISGEVEALERAMELASAAGARRVVRLGISIASHSPLMERAGQQLSDLVQKVPFREPSMPIVSNISGRFITSVDDLKRNVGQHMVRPVMWSGSVREMVDHGVDTFLEVGPGQVLSGLIRRVKREVKTMSVADLGISLDASGIVGQATAKLRND; translated from the coding sequence GTGAATAGCGCGAGTGAAGCTCCAGCCGTTTCGATGCTGGGTGGCGATGTTGCACTTGTCTTTCCGGGACAAGGTAGCCAGTTTGTTGGTATGGGACAACGTCTGCACGACGTCTCCGATACAGCGCGGCGTATTTTTCGCCAGGCAGACGATGCGCTCGGGTTTTCGCTGAGCCGTTTGTGCTTTGAGGGCTCTGCCGAAGAGCTTGAGGATACTTACAATTCCCAGCCGGCCATTCTGACTGTGAGTTACGCAGCGCTCGAAACATTGCGCGAACGTCTCGCCCAGCTTGGCGAGGCGGTTTCGCCTGTGTGTGTTGCCGGTCACTCGCTTGGCGAATACACGGCGCTGGTGTCCGCCGGAGTCATCGACTTTGGCGACGCGCTGCACCTCGTGCGCGAGCGCGGTCGGTTGATGAAGGAAGCTGGGGTCGAGCGACCGGGCGGCATGGCTGCCGTAATCGGGCTCTCCGAAGAGAAGCTGGTGGCGTTGTGCGCGGAAGCTTCGCAGGAGGGCGGCATCGTCGTTGTCGCGAACGACAATTGCCCCGGCCAGACGGTTATCTCCGGTGAGGTTGAGGCTCTGGAGCGGGCGATGGAGCTGGCCAGTGCGGCCGGTGCCCGCCGCGTCGTGCGCCTCGGGATCAGCATTGCGTCGCACTCGCCGTTGATGGAACGTGCCGGGCAGCAGCTGTCCGATCTGGTGCAGAAGGTGCCGTTCCGCGAGCCGTCGATGCCGATCGTCTCCAATATCTCCGGTCGGTTTATCACGTCGGTCGATGACCTGAAGCGCAATGTTGGCCAGCACATGGTCCGGCCGGTCATGTGGTCAGGGTCAGTGCGCGAGATGGTTGACCACGGTGTCGACACGTTCCTTGAGGTTGGCCCCGGGCAGGTGCTGAGTGGTCTGATTCGCCGCGTCAAGCGTGAAGTGAAGACGATGAGCGTTGCAGATCTGGGCATCTCGCTCGATGCCAGCGGGATTGTCGGCCAGGCTACCGCAAAGCTTCGTAACGACTGA